A region of Nostoc sp. 'Peltigera membranacea cyanobiont' N6 DNA encodes the following proteins:
- a CDS encoding VOC family protein produces the protein MQNNSKITPCLWFDDQAEAAAQFYTSIFRNSKIVHVSRYVDAGQEIQGFPAGAVMTVSFELDGQPFTALNGGPTFKFNEAISFQIFCNTQADVDDYWQKLSAGGDETAQQCGWLKDKYGVSWQIIPRILIELLNHSDAATSQKVTTTMLQMKKIEIDELKRVAAD, from the coding sequence ATGCAAAACAATTCCAAAATTACTCCCTGTTTATGGTTTGACGATCAAGCCGAAGCCGCCGCTCAGTTTTATACGTCGATTTTTCGCAATTCCAAAATTGTCCACGTCAGTCGATACGTAGACGCTGGACAGGAAATTCAGGGATTTCCAGCCGGAGCCGTCATGACTGTCAGCTTTGAACTTGATGGTCAGCCGTTCACAGCACTCAACGGTGGTCCGACCTTCAAATTTAACGAGGCGATTTCCTTCCAAATCTTTTGCAATACCCAGGCGGACGTGGACGATTACTGGCAAAAATTGTCTGCTGGTGGGGATGAAACCGCACAGCAATGCGGCTGGCTCAAAGACAAATACGGCGTTTCCTGGCAAATTATTCCTCGCATTCTGATTGAGTTACTCAACCACTCCGACGCGGCAACCTCTCAAAAAGTGACTACTACCATGCTGCAAATGAAGAAGATCGAGATTGATGAACTCAAGCGTGTCGCTGCTGATTAG
- a CDS encoding SDR family NAD(P)-dependent oxidoreductase, producing the protein MRNLPSDKGTILVVDDEASIRRILQTRLEMIGYSVVTASDGEEALSAFRLLTPDLIVLDVMMPKLDGYGVCQELRKQSDVPIIMLTALADVADRITGLELTVIGCARSSDAIDKIRQKFSAPNDFTSVDVANEQLVEKWAEHILNKYEPPDIVINNAAITNYPAPLWEIPSEEFSVLIDINIKGVANIIRHFVPAMVKNKRGIIVNFSSGWGRSTSAQVAPYCASKWAIEGLTRSLAQELPTGMAAIPLNPGIIHTDMLSISFGEEAANYTPVSDWVLKAVPFILKLKPKDNGIPLTIS; encoded by the coding sequence TTGAGAAACTTACCAAGTGATAAAGGCACAATCTTAGTAGTAGATGACGAAGCCAGCATCCGCAGGATTTTACAAACGCGTCTTGAGATGATTGGCTACAGTGTAGTTACAGCTAGTGATGGTGAAGAAGCTTTGTCAGCTTTTCGCCTGTTGACCCCTGATTTAATAGTTCTGGATGTAATGATGCCAAAACTAGATGGTTATGGTGTCTGTCAAGAATTACGGAAACAATCAGACGTACCAATTATCATGCTCACAGCTTTGGCAGATGTAGCAGATCGGATCACTGGACTGGAGCTTACTGTTATTGGTTGCGCCCGTTCATCAGATGCAATCGATAAAATACGCCAAAAGTTTAGTGCGCCCAATGATTTCACATCTGTAGATGTAGCAAATGAACAGCTTGTAGAAAAATGGGCAGAACATATACTGAACAAGTATGAACCGCCGGATATAGTGATAAATAATGCGGCAATTACTAATTACCCAGCACCTTTGTGGGAAATACCTTCTGAAGAATTTTCGGTTCTAATAGATATTAATATCAAAGGAGTAGCAAATATAATTCGCCATTTCGTACCAGCAATGGTAAAAAACAAACGGGGCATTATTGTCAACTTTAGTTCTGGCTGGGGACGTTCGACTTCAGCCCAAGTTGCACCATACTGCGCTTCTAAGTGGGCAATAGAAGGATTAACTCGTTCTTTGGCACAAGAATTGCCAACTGGTATGGCAGCTATACCCCTCAATCCAGGTATTATTCATACAGATATGCTTTCTATTAGCTTTGGAGAAGAAGCTGCTAATTATACACCTGTGTCCGATTGGGTATTGAAAGCTGTTCCATTTATTCTCAAGTTAAAACCCAAAGATAACGGGATTCCCTTGACCATTTCATGA
- a CDS encoding glycosyltransferase: protein MKKHLSQSLPIAPSRKLKITILTVGSRGDLQPYCALAIGLKRAGHEVTIATHENFEPFVRKFDLKFAPIAGNMEEFLQSKQGQRLIAGEKLKKEEGDKLLLQQLESAWSACQGSEVIIYTPLATFGYHIVEKLGVPCFFASVLPLTPTGMFGFLKFAQTTKNPLKKAINYGSYLLVEFLHWQRYRQLLNHFRTETLKLPPLPYLGRRFRRKTPANVSRIPVLYGFSSHVIPKPRDWPHWAYVTGFWFIDQASEYEPPLELEDFLGRKQLPLCFGFGSMTMPNPEYLTHYIVEALKKTHQGGIILSGWGEVGRTVNIKDSLRVFAIEEVPHDWLFPQVPAVVHHGGASTTAAVLRAGTPSITVPFFADQPIWGEKLTRLGVSPQPIPYQKVSEKTLAAAIEVVLGDEVMRCKAQELGEKIRAEDGVANAVEVFHRHLGLIE, encoded by the coding sequence TTGAAAAAGCATTTGAGCCAAAGTCTACCTATAGCACCAAGCCGGAAACTGAAGATTACGATCCTAACAGTAGGTTCAAGGGGAGACTTGCAACCATACTGCGCTTTGGCTATTGGCTTGAAGCGTGCGGGGCATGAAGTAACGATTGCAACCCATGAGAACTTTGAACCATTTGTGAGGAAGTTCGATTTAAAGTTTGCGCCGATTGCTGGCAATATGGAAGAGTTTTTGCAATCGAAACAAGGGCAGCGATTGATTGCGGGAGAAAAGTTGAAAAAAGAAGAAGGAGATAAGCTTTTACTTCAACAGTTAGAATCAGCTTGGAGTGCGTGTCAGGGAAGTGAGGTAATTATCTACACGCCGTTAGCTACCTTTGGATATCATATCGTAGAGAAATTAGGCGTACCCTGCTTTTTTGCATCAGTTCTGCCGTTGACTCCCACAGGGATGTTTGGGTTTTTGAAATTTGCTCAAACAACTAAAAACCCGCTAAAGAAAGCGATCAACTATGGTAGCTACTTGCTAGTAGAGTTTTTGCACTGGCAAAGATATCGTCAACTGCTCAATCACTTCAGAACAGAAACATTGAAATTGCCGCCCTTACCATATTTGGGCAGACGCTTCAGACGGAAGACTCCGGCGAATGTATCACGAATCCCTGTATTGTATGGATTTAGTTCGCACGTAATCCCAAAACCTCGTGACTGGCCGCATTGGGCGTATGTGACTGGTTTCTGGTTTATTGACCAAGCCTCGGAATACGAGCCACCCCTGGAACTAGAGGATTTTCTTGGGCGAAAGCAATTACCTTTGTGTTTTGGGTTCGGCAGCATGACGATGCCCAATCCAGAATATCTCACACATTACATCGTAGAAGCCTTAAAGAAAACACATCAAGGCGGGATTATATTGTCAGGCTGGGGCGAGGTTGGAAGAACGGTGAATATAAAAGATTCGCTACGAGTGTTTGCGATCGAGGAAGTTCCGCATGATTGGTTATTTCCTCAAGTGCCAGCAGTAGTACATCACGGAGGAGCTAGTACAACGGCAGCAGTGTTACGTGCGGGGACACCATCAATTACTGTACCCTTTTTTGCAGATCAGCCGATTTGGGGTGAAAAGCTAACTCGGTTAGGAGTCAGCCCACAACCGATACCGTACCAGAAGGTATCAGAAAAAACTTTAGCAGCAGCGATTGAAGTAGTACTGGGTGATGAGGTCATGCGGTGTAAAGCCCAGGAGTTAGGTGAGAAAATCAGGGCTGAGGATGGTGTGGCGAATGCTGTTGAAGTATTTCACCGACATTTGGGGTTGATTGAATAA
- a CDS encoding aromatic ring-hydroxylating dioxygenase subunit alpha yields the protein MTTKIDFQGDMDNASIPLNQNKEEVFQWTKQWYPVAVVDFLDSSRPHAIQLLGKDLVLWRDSLSKWSIFEDCCPHRLAPLSEGRVESDGTLLCAYHAWRFDSQGNCVSIPQSKDQQTSSKHCSNSKSSAISYPTQERQGLLWVWAESGSDAQLESQLRTPRIIPELEENSDRVVHLFWNIRDLPYGWDFFMENVADPAHVPVSHHGLVGNRYKDANYYDMLCIKEMSTQEGFSFEITPTAPTISQAIHDFQPPCQMRIVSTSKDGGKLILALYATPTRPGWCRHIGCQVLVKNEMGKTPKGLGVFGLPMPTWLGHVLSSLFLHQDLVFLHYQQKILAKRQKGQWVNAVYTPNPQDKMVIAFRQWLEKKAGGSIPWTSGCNTDLPLPELDSSKLFDVWTTHTQHCQVCKDALKNIKRLRVLAYGLSILCLCVAVILDARAIAVKAALASRNQIPASLLTVFPHTGFWWALGGAILFVLLGYLLDKFSRLFYVYEFEHAHND from the coding sequence ATGACCACTAAAATAGATTTTCAAGGGGATATGGATAACGCAAGCATTCCATTGAATCAAAACAAAGAAGAAGTATTTCAATGGACAAAGCAGTGGTATCCTGTAGCAGTTGTGGATTTCTTAGATTCATCTCGCCCACATGCAATACAGTTATTAGGAAAAGATTTAGTCTTGTGGCGAGACAGTTTGAGTAAATGGTCAATATTTGAAGATTGTTGCCCACATCGACTAGCTCCTCTTTCAGAAGGGCGTGTTGAGTCTGATGGCACACTTTTATGTGCTTATCATGCTTGGCGTTTTGATTCGCAGGGAAACTGTGTGAGCATTCCCCAGTCGAAAGATCAGCAAACATCTTCTAAACACTGCTCAAATTCAAAGTCATCTGCAATTAGTTATCCAACACAAGAACGGCAGGGTTTATTGTGGGTTTGGGCTGAGTCTGGTTCTGATGCACAGCTTGAAAGTCAATTGAGGACACCACGAATTATTCCAGAACTTGAAGAAAACTCCGACAGAGTAGTTCATCTATTTTGGAATATACGTGACCTACCCTATGGTTGGGACTTTTTCATGGAGAATGTAGCTGACCCAGCCCATGTCCCTGTTTCCCACCACGGTCTAGTTGGCAATCGCTATAAAGATGCTAATTATTACGATATGCTTTGCATCAAGGAAATGTCTACTCAAGAAGGATTTTCTTTTGAAATTACACCGACTGCCCCCACGATTTCACAAGCAATTCACGACTTCCAACCACCTTGTCAGATGAGGATTGTTTCTACTTCCAAAGATGGTGGTAAGCTGATCCTGGCATTGTATGCTACCCCTACACGCCCAGGATGGTGTCGTCATATTGGCTGTCAGGTCTTAGTTAAAAACGAGATGGGTAAGACACCTAAAGGGTTAGGAGTCTTTGGACTACCAATGCCAACTTGGCTAGGCCATGTTTTGTCATCCTTGTTCTTACACCAAGACTTAGTATTTCTTCATTATCAACAGAAGATTCTAGCTAAACGTCAAAAGGGCCAATGGGTGAACGCAGTTTATACACCCAATCCTCAAGATAAAATGGTAATTGCATTTCGCCAGTGGTTGGAGAAAAAAGCTGGAGGTAGTATTCCTTGGACTTCAGGGTGTAATACCGATCTTCCCTTGCCGGAATTAGACTCTTCAAAGCTTTTTGATGTCTGGACAACTCATACCCAACATTGCCAAGTTTGCAAAGATGCTTTGAAAAATATTAAACGTCTACGGGTGTTGGCTTACGGTTTATCTATATTATGCTTATGTGTTGCTGTAATTCTGGATGCAAGAGCCATAGCGGTAAAAGCTGCATTAGCATCAAGAAACCAAATACCCGCATCACTTTTAACGGTTTTTCCTCATACAGGATTCTGGTGGGCGCTTGGGGGTGCAATATTATTTGTACTTCTAGGATATTTGCTTGATAAATTTAGTCGCCTATTTTACGTTTACGAGTTTGAACACGCACACAATGATTAA
- a CDS encoding VOC family protein — MKLNSYLMFNGNCEAAFKFYEQCLGGKMTMMMTHKEAPSAENVSPEWQDKIMHACLELDDRLLMGSDCPPGYFETPQGFYVQISVPEIAEAERLFHALAENGKVKMAIAQTFWSSRFGMLTDQFGTSWMINCEQTI, encoded by the coding sequence ATGAAACTCAATTCTTACCTGATGTTCAACGGCAACTGTGAGGCAGCGTTCAAGTTCTATGAACAATGTCTGGGTGGCAAGATGACTATGATGATGACACACAAAGAAGCACCTTCTGCCGAAAATGTCTCACCGGAATGGCAGGACAAAATCATGCACGCTTGCCTTGAACTAGATGATCGCCTCCTGATGGGATCTGACTGCCCACCAGGATACTTTGAAACCCCGCAAGGTTTCTACGTACAAATTAGCGTTCCTGAAATCGCTGAGGCAGAACGGCTTTTTCACGCTCTAGCAGAAAACGGCAAGGTGAAGATGGCGATCGCGCAAACGTTCTGGTCATCGCGCTTTGGTATGTTGACCGATCAGTTTGGGACATCGTGGATGATCAACTGCGAACAAACCATCTGA
- a CDS encoding YciI family protein, translating into MKVMVFVKATQDSETGVMPSEQLLTEMGQYNEELARAGILLAAEGFHPSSKGVRVHFSGTDRTVTQGPFTPAQELVAGYWLWQVNSMSEAVAWVKRCPNPMPGDSEIEIRPVFEAEDFGEVLTPALREQSDRIRAQLETQQQE; encoded by the coding sequence ATGAAAGTCATGGTCTTTGTCAAAGCAACCCAAGACTCCGAAACTGGGGTCATGCCGAGCGAACAGCTTTTAACTGAAATGGGGCAGTACAACGAAGAATTAGCCAGGGCAGGTATCTTGCTCGCCGCTGAGGGGTTTCATCCTAGCTCAAAAGGGGTGCGAGTTCACTTTTCAGGAACCGATCGCACTGTCACCCAGGGACCTTTCACTCCAGCGCAGGAGCTAGTGGCAGGGTACTGGCTGTGGCAAGTGAACTCAATGTCCGAGGCAGTTGCTTGGGTAAAGCGCTGCCCTAACCCTATGCCAGGAGACTCCGAGATTGAGATTCGTCCCGTATTCGAGGCAGAGGATTTTGGTGAAGTCCTGACACCCGCCTTAAGGGAGCAGTCAGACCGCATTCGCGCTCAACTTGAAACGCAGCAGCAAGAGTAA
- a CDS encoding VOC family protein, translated as MSTQIFVNLPVKYLQQSIEFFTKLGFQFNPQFTDETATCMIVSETIFVMLLTYEKFKTIALPPKRLRTQL; from the coding sequence ATGAGTACTCAAATTTTCGTCAACCTACCCGTCAAATATCTCCAGCAATCGATCGAGTTTTTCACAAAACTTGGCTTTCAGTTCAACCCCCAATTTACCGATGAAACAGCCACCTGCATGATTGTGTCCGAAACCATCTTTGTGATGCTTTTGACGTATGAGAAATTCAAAACAATCGCCTTGCCGCCTAAACGTCTACGCACTCAACTTTAA